In Erigeron canadensis isolate Cc75 chromosome 1, C_canadensis_v1, whole genome shotgun sequence, a single window of DNA contains:
- the LOC122585407 gene encoding pentatricopeptide repeat-containing protein At1g05670, mitochondrial, translating into MKRFPFSLSIYSSSFIFHISTRNFGSARCFPDYSPRKPTIKDSQLVYNISTSIKQRRRSQPIQQILKPFESAFRPQHFIWLLMDLKTDYTLVFNLFQWFCLRTLPSLEARCIIIHISVAANNPQLAHRLIHDFWSKPNVDATLPFALFTEKLIYTYKEWGSKPQVFDIFFQVLVELGIFDGAKNLFYKMLNYGVVISLHSCNFFLSQLSLNVHDCRTTPHIFTEFFKQGVKWDTTAHNIMIHFFCQMGKVKEAHNLLIQMELRGYMPDAVSYSTMINGYCQIGEYHVVLTLIEEMRIKGLKPNMFTLNSAVFLLCKIGKLADAEKVLREMIYQKLVPDKVVYTTLIDGFCKAGNVVAAYRLLEEMHSKNVFPDLVTYTALISGIFRTGNISGAHNLFLELRGRDMEPDEITYTVLIDGYCKGGQIKEAFSFHNQMIRMGLTPNVVTYTALVDGLCKEGEIDTANELLQEMCAKGLELNIYTYNTLVNGICKVGNIVQAMKLVEDMEMAGICADTFTYTTLMDAYCKAGDMATAHELLQKMLDKGLQPTVVTFNVLMNGFCMSGMLEDGKRLLKWMMEKGIMPNATTYNSLMKQYCVRNDMHKATEIYKGMLGEGLSPNGNTYNILLRGHCKARNMKEAWYLHKEMVEKGYDLTVDAYNALIKGFIKRKKYMDAKNLFEEMRRKGLVADTDLHNFFMDMNYHEGNLDSTLELCDEVIEKSILDKTAD; encoded by the coding sequence ATGAAGAGGTTTCCTTTCTCCCTTTCAATATATTCTTCATCTTTCATATTTCACATTTCCACGCGCAACTTCGGTTCCGCCCGATGCTTTCCTGATTATTCTCCTAGAAAACCTACCATCAAAGATTCCCAACTTGTCTATAACATTTCCACCTCCATTAAGCAACGCCGCAGGAGTCAACCTATTCAACAAATTCTCAAGCCATTCGAATCCGCCTTTAGACCTCAACACTTTATTTGGCTTCTCATGGACCTCAAGACTGACTACACCTTGGTTTTCAATCTCTTTCAATGGTTTTGCTTACGGACACTTCCGTCCCTCGAGGCTCGTTgcattattattcatatttcTGTTGCTGCAAACAACCCACAATTGGCTCATCGTCTGATACATGACTTTTGGTCTAAACCTAATGTAGATGCCACTCTCCCGTTTGCTCTTTTCACTGAAAAGTTGATATACACTTACAAGGAGTGGGGTTCTAAGCCCCAAGTCTTTGATATCTTCTTTCAAGTCCTCGTGGAACTTGGAATTTTTGATGGAGCCAAAAACTTATTCTATAAGATGTTAAACTACGGGGTGGTAATTTCTCTACATTCATGCAATTTTTTTCTCTCCCAGCTATCACTAAACGTCCATGACTGTAGGACTACACCACACATATTTACTGAATTCTTTAAACAGGGTGTCAAATGGGACACCACGGCACATAATATAATGATTCATTTCTTTTGTCAAATGGGCAAAGTGAAAGAAGCTCACAACTTGCTCATTCAAATGGAGTTGCGGGGCTACATGCCTGATGCTGTTAGTTATAGCACTATGATCAACGGGTACTGTCAGATTGGAGAGTATCATGTAGTTCTAACACTTATTGAAGAAATGCGAATCAAAGGATTGAAGCCGAACATGTTTACTCTTAACAGTGCAGTTTTCCTTTTATGTAAGATTGGTAAATTAGCAGACGCAGAGAAGGTTCTCAGGGAGATGATATACCAGAAATTAGTCCCTGATAAGGTTGTGTATACAACCCTAATTGACGGTTTCTGCAAAGCTGGAAATGTCGTTGCTGCATATAGACTGCTTGAGGAGATGCATAGTAAGAACGTTTTTCCTGATCTCGTAACATATACTGCTCTTATATCTGGTATCTTTAGAACAGGAAATATATCGGGGGCACACAATCTCTTTCTTGAATTGCGTGGTAGAGATATGGAACCAGATGAAATTACTTATACAGTACTAATTGATGGTTATTGCAAAGGAGGTCAGATTAAAGAGGCATTTTCTTTTCATAACCAGATGATTCGGATGGGTCTGACACCCAATGTTGTCACTTATACTGCCCTGGTTGATGGTTTATGCAAAGAAGGAGAGATAGATACAGCAAACGAACTTCTACAAGAAATGTGTGCGAAGGGTCttgaattgaatatatatacgtataataCTCTTGTTAATGGTATTTGTAAAGTTGGAAATATTGTACAAGCAATGAAGCTAGTCGAAGATATGGAGATGGCAGGCATATGTGCTGATACTTTTACATATACAACTTTAATGGATGCTTATTGCAAGGCTGGAGACATGGCTACGGCTCATGAGCTGCTGCAGAAAATGTTGGATAAAGGGCTTCAGCCTACAGTCGTTACTTTCAATGTTTTGATGAATGGATTCTGTATGTCAGGGATGCTAGAAGATGGCAAGAGGCTACTTAAATGGATGATGGAAAAAGGTATCATGCCTAATGCCACCACCTACAATTCACTTATGAAGCAGTACTGTGTTCGAAATGATATGCACAAGGCAACTGAAATCTATAAAGGGATGTTAGGCGAAGGTCTTTCTCCGAATGGCAACACCTACAACATACTGCTAAGAGGCCACTGCAAAGCAAGAAATATGAAAGAGGCATGGTATTTGCATAAAGAGATGGTAGAGAAGGGTTATGATCTTACAGTAGATGCTTATAATGCTCTCATTAAGGGTTTCATTAAGAGGAAAAAATATATGGACGCCAAAAATCTGTTTGAGGAAATGAGGAGAAAAGGTTTAGTTGCAGATACAGATTTACACAATTTCTTTATGGATATGAACTATCATGAAGGGAATCTGGATTCGACGCTTGAGCTGTGTGATGAAGTGATAGAGAAAAGTATTCTAGATAAGACTGCTGACTGA